One Globicephala melas chromosome 4, mGloMel1.2, whole genome shotgun sequence genomic window carries:
- the SAMD7 gene encoding sterile alpha motif domain-containing protein 7 codes for MINPMMAVNPLLTASGHQRIPLVPSPFEPPSLDRDLLPPTVAPTDPRQFRVPSQFGFSALPNASMPNVLSSHVYSGWGILPPESIKAMARRNEMIQRQHTARMEMEMHAIYQQRRIEKVNSKGLAGLGVPFLYGFSIPAGPATDHGRSMLPASDLHAHRSALRNFQGNPMLVATGPHFLESWGQKCRRLRRGTGNQKVLDSDTESSKSGVEEKPLGQTRAIPCEENEYAKDPETDTLNNHKLGETEEKPCTALAHTFGELERGHGKPWGAHGTTLEEKAWDNGKEKASEQVLAACGEKNEVYPPVPRPSLPGTHVLLTIKENLSLDEDIQKWTVNDVYNFISGLPGCSDYAQVFKDHAIDGETLPLLTEGHLRSTMGLKLGPALKIQSQVSQHMESIFYKKRLSLPTHTKQAFNQPTDTNPLLDFNSWSDTLDVPCSQDMIIPKRNERDTMRN; via the exons ATGATAAATCCAATGATGGCCGTGAACCCTTTATTGACAGCATCAGGGCATCAGAGGATTCCACTGGTTCCCTCACCATTTGAACCTCCAAGTCTGGATAG AGATTTACTGCCTCCCACTGTAGCTCCAACTGACCCAAGACAGTTTCGTGTTCCTTCCCAATTTGGATTCTCTGCTCTACCAAATGCAAGTATGCCGAACGTGCTGTCCAGTCATGTCTACTCAG GTTGGGGCATTTTGCCACCTGAATCCATAAAGGCAATGGCTAGAAGGAATGAAATGATTCAAAGGCAGCATACTGCCAG GATGGAAATGGAAATGCATGCCATTTACCAACAAAGGAGAATAGAAAAAGTTAATTCCAAGGGACTAGCAGGCCTAGGGGTACCATTCCTTTATGGCTTCAGTATCCCAGCTGGCCCAGCCACCGACCATGGCAGGAGCATGCTCCCTGCCAGTGACCTGCATGCTCACAGAAGCGCCCTGAGAAACTTTCAGGGAAACCCCATGCTAGTGGCAACCGGTCCGCACTTTCTAGAGAGCTGGGGGCAGAAATGTCGTCGTCTCAGGAGAGGTACAGGGAATCAGAAAGTTCTAGACAGTGACACCGAGAGTTCTAAAAGTGGAGTAGAAGAAAAGCCCCTAGGCCAAACCCGTGCAATTCCCTGTGAAGAGAATGAGTATGCAAAAGACCCAGAAACAGACACTCTCAACAATCACAAGTTGGGTGAAACTGAAGAAAAGCCATGTACAGCTCTTGCCCACACCTTTGGAGAGCTGGAGCGTGGCCATGGAAAACCCTGGGGAGCTCATGGCACTACCCTGGAAGAAAAGGCCTGGGACAATGGGAAGGAGAAGGCTTCAGAGCAGGTTTTGGCAGCCTGTGGTGAAAAGAATGAGGTTTACCCGCCAGTTCCTCGACCGTCTCTGCCAG gAACACATGTGCTTCTTACAATCAAGGAAAATCTGTCTTTGGATGAAGATATTCAGAAATGGACCGTGAATGACGTGTACAACTTCATTAGTGGCCTTCCAGGTTGTTCAGACTATGCTCAG GTGTTTAAAGATCATGCAATTGATGGAGAAACTTTGCCATTACTCACAGAGGGGCATCTTCGAAGCACTATGGGCTTAAAGCTGGGGCCGGCATTAAAGATCCAATCGCAG GTATCTCAGCATATGGAAAGTATATTCTACAAGAAAAGACTTTCACTTCCTACCCACACGAAACAAGCATTCAATCAACCAACAGATACAAAccctcttttggattttaattccTGGAGTGATACACTGGACGTTCCTTGTTCCCAGGATATGATCATTCCTAAAAGAAATGAGCGAGATActatgagaaattaa